From one Microbulbifer sp. A4B17 genomic stretch:
- a CDS encoding arylamine N-acetyltransferase, with translation MDIDVYLERIGFEDEIRIDYRTLCALQRAHILSIPFENIDIHLGRPLSMEPAKVFDKVVLGQRGGWCYELNFLFAALLKELGFNVEMVGMLSMQLMKISREQVGKELQIRHPGIAVNLDSRYIADVGSGDGPLQPIKFPDVDPKIIGRVPPNDFTLAADWFLESPLSPHLKSVICVSVDESTVTSLFDRQLQEGKISRVIESAEDFVNTLNKKIGIDLPEAAGLWPDIVARDKSAKARVPA, from the coding sequence ATGGATATCGATGTTTATTTGGAGCGCATTGGATTTGAAGATGAGATCCGAATTGACTACAGAACTTTGTGTGCCCTTCAAAGGGCTCATATACTCAGCATTCCCTTTGAAAATATTGACATCCATCTCGGGCGGCCACTCAGTATGGAACCAGCCAAGGTATTTGATAAGGTGGTACTTGGTCAGCGGGGTGGATGGTGCTATGAATTGAACTTCCTTTTCGCCGCCCTCCTTAAGGAATTAGGTTTCAACGTCGAAATGGTTGGCATGCTCTCCATGCAGCTAATGAAAATCTCTCGCGAGCAAGTCGGAAAAGAACTACAGATACGTCACCCCGGGATTGCTGTAAACCTCGATTCCAGATATATCGCCGATGTCGGCAGTGGCGACGGCCCCCTGCAACCAATTAAATTCCCGGACGTTGACCCCAAGATTATCGGCCGAGTACCTCCGAATGACTTCACATTAGCAGCCGACTGGTTTCTGGAGTCACCTCTCTCTCCACACTTGAAGTCGGTGATTTGCGTTAGCGTTGATGAATCTACTGTAACTTCTCTTTTCGACCGGCAACTCCAGGAAGGAAAAATTTCTCGAGTTATTGAGTCTGCGGAAGATTTCGTCAACACACTTAACAAAAAAATCGGTATAGACCTGCCAGAAGCGGCAGGCTTGTGGCCTGACATAGTGGCGCGCGATAAATCAGCTAAGGCGAGGGTGCCGGCGTGA
- a CDS encoding ABC transporter ATP-binding protein: protein MSQNILFKLNGVSKSFIKGGEKLSIFSNLDMTIENGDFVAIMGPSGSGKTTLLNMLGGVDKPTGGEIFFENVRVENLSESQLTHWRARNIGFVFQFYNLMPMLNASRNVELPLLLTNLSKEQRRRSVETALVLMGLSDRAKHMPNEMSGGQQQRVAIARAIVSDPKLVLCDEPTGDLDRQTADEILEMLQLLNREHGKTIVMVTHDPAAAAYAKRTLHLDKGKFIQKELVV from the coding sequence ATGTCGCAGAATATATTGTTTAAACTAAATGGAGTCAGTAAAAGTTTCATTAAAGGTGGAGAGAAACTATCTATATTTAGCAACCTAGATATGACAATAGAGAACGGTGATTTTGTCGCTATTATGGGACCTTCCGGATCTGGCAAAACTACACTGTTGAACATGCTTGGCGGTGTAGACAAACCCACTGGCGGCGAGATCTTTTTCGAGAATGTTAGGGTAGAAAACCTAAGTGAAAGTCAACTCACCCATTGGCGTGCGCGCAACATCGGATTTGTCTTTCAGTTCTACAACCTTATGCCTATGCTTAATGCGTCGCGTAATGTGGAGCTTCCGCTATTACTCACCAATCTCTCTAAGGAACAGCGCCGCAGAAGTGTAGAGACGGCACTTGTGCTGATGGGGCTTTCTGATCGCGCCAAGCATATGCCCAATGAAATGTCCGGCGGACAGCAACAGCGGGTGGCTATAGCCCGCGCAATAGTCTCTGATCCAAAACTAGTTCTGTGTGACGAACCTACTGGAGATTTAGATCGCCAGACTGCGGATGAAATTTTGGAGATGCTCCAGCTTTTAAACCGTGAGCATGGAAAAACTATCGTAATGGTTACCCATGACCCTGCAGCAGCAGCTTATGCAAAGCGTACCCTACACCTGGACAAAGGTAAGTTTATACAAAAGGAGCTAGTGGTATGA
- a CDS encoding ABC transporter permease — protein MQVIAVATMNVRGLPRRLWMSLAMILASAVVVVILLAFLAMAKGFEATMKGAGSDDLAIIIRKGASAEINSVITREQLSLLTESPGIARDTKGPDVSAELYVSVSGTKKDSGSETNIPLRGLGTRGMAMRKNMRLVAGHVFTPGTNEIMVGEGVLREFNGFEIGQEVRLGESVWIVVGIFSTGGNVFESEIWADAKMLQSLYSRGSGYQIVRARLGDSSELIPIEKTIEENSQLNNLDVKIESSFFIAQSKQLQYIAWFGRIVSYIMAVGALAGALNTMYTSVSDRAQEIATLRALGFNNFSAFFGTLVEAVMLAVVGGLFGSLIAYILFDGMNASTLGGSFTQVAFSFDMTLDLFIQGVTLALTIGIVSGFFPAWRAARMPVALAFRRNM, from the coding sequence TTGCAAGTAATCGCTGTCGCGACGATGAATGTTCGTGGTCTCCCTCGCCGCCTGTGGATGTCGCTAGCCATGATTCTGGCCTCAGCTGTGGTTGTAGTAATACTGCTGGCTTTCCTAGCCATGGCTAAAGGGTTCGAGGCTACCATGAAAGGGGCAGGCTCTGACGACCTTGCAATTATCATACGTAAAGGTGCATCTGCCGAAATCAACTCGGTGATTACTCGAGAACAGTTAAGCCTGCTGACTGAGTCTCCTGGGATCGCTCGTGACACCAAAGGGCCTGATGTTTCTGCAGAACTCTATGTGAGTGTCAGCGGCACTAAGAAAGATTCTGGCTCTGAGACCAACATTCCTCTTCGAGGATTGGGAACTCGAGGTATGGCTATGCGGAAAAATATGCGCCTTGTAGCCGGGCATGTTTTTACTCCTGGGACCAATGAGATAATGGTAGGAGAAGGAGTATTACGAGAGTTTAATGGTTTTGAAATTGGGCAAGAAGTTCGTCTTGGTGAAAGTGTGTGGATTGTAGTTGGTATATTTTCTACCGGCGGCAACGTATTCGAAAGCGAGATTTGGGCGGATGCAAAGATGCTTCAGAGCCTCTACAGCCGCGGTAGTGGCTACCAGATTGTTCGTGCAAGGCTGGGAGATTCTAGCGAATTAATACCTATAGAAAAAACTATTGAAGAAAATTCGCAGCTGAATAACCTTGACGTTAAAATTGAGTCCAGCTTTTTCATTGCTCAAAGTAAACAATTACAGTACATTGCTTGGTTTGGTCGAATCGTTAGTTACATTATGGCTGTTGGGGCTTTAGCAGGCGCGCTTAACACCATGTACACATCGGTGTCAGATAGGGCTCAGGAAATAGCCACTCTCCGCGCCTTGGGATTTAACAATTTCTCTGCATTTTTCGGCACACTCGTCGAGGCTGTGATGTTAGCAGTGGTGGGCGGCCTATTCGGTTCTCTCATTGCTTATATATTGTTTGATGGAATGAATGCCTCAACTCTTGGTGGTAGCTTTACCCAAGTGGCATTTAGTTTCGATATGACACTGGATCTGTTCATTCAAGGAGTGACTCTAGCGCTGACTATTGGCATTGTTAGCGGATTTTTCCCTGCTTGGCGTGCTGCGCGTATGCCGGTAGCATTAGCGTTTCGAAGAAATATGTAA
- a CDS encoding amino acid--[acyl-carrier-protein] ligase has translation MHVKTPISFREKLFNAGLLIETEVKGIYGFSEGFNYVIRFIDNIVSEMGFKDNAQSVRFPPVIKRSLVERCGYLEKFPHLAGTVYSFCGDDCAHAQMQLAMAAGDDPTNFQQPTDVMLTPAACYPIYPMISELSPLPQGGVVFDVQSTCYRNEPSDDPVRMQSFRMREYVRAGEEMEVLEFRNVWMRRAQEFCSELGLDFEIKVANDPFFGRSGRLLADNQRKNSLKYELLIPVSNWEEPTACASFNYHEDHFGEIWSIRTATGNVAKSACVSFGYERLALALIAHHGTSINSWLPASVRAGMV, from the coding sequence ATGCATGTAAAGACGCCGATCTCATTTCGTGAGAAGTTATTCAATGCCGGACTTCTAATTGAGACAGAAGTTAAAGGGATTTACGGATTCAGTGAAGGCTTTAATTACGTCATCCGATTTATTGACAATATTGTCAGTGAAATGGGTTTCAAAGACAATGCTCAGTCTGTCCGTTTCCCACCGGTAATTAAGCGAAGCTTAGTAGAAAGGTGTGGATATCTCGAGAAATTCCCCCATCTCGCCGGCACAGTGTACAGTTTCTGCGGTGATGACTGCGCACATGCACAGATGCAGTTGGCGATGGCTGCCGGCGACGATCCAACGAATTTCCAGCAGCCAACCGATGTTATGTTGACACCAGCTGCTTGCTATCCAATCTATCCAATGATCTCTGAACTCAGTCCTCTACCGCAAGGAGGGGTTGTCTTTGATGTGCAGTCCACTTGCTATCGTAATGAACCCTCAGATGATCCTGTACGCATGCAATCTTTCCGCATGCGCGAGTATGTACGAGCAGGCGAAGAGATGGAGGTCCTGGAATTCCGAAACGTCTGGATGAGGCGCGCACAGGAATTCTGCAGTGAGCTTGGTCTCGACTTTGAAATCAAGGTGGCGAATGATCCCTTCTTCGGTCGTAGCGGCCGTCTCCTTGCCGATAACCAACGTAAGAACTCGCTCAAATACGAACTTCTTATCCCAGTTTCGAATTGGGAAGAGCCAACTGCCTGCGCGAGTTTTAACTACCATGAGGACCATTTCGGTGAAATTTGGTCGATTCGTACTGCTACGGGCAATGTGGCGAAGAGTGCATGCGTCAGCTTCGGTTACGAGCGTCTTGCTCTCGCTCTCATCGCTCATCATGGCACTAGTATTAACTCTTGGCTCCCTGCATCCGTGCGGGCAGGAATGGTGTGA
- a CDS encoding radical SAM protein, with protein MTQTKEASLIPAEIISALEINDPDDQAEFHSIYQEIPEQDKKDLIKYASLMGSGVANTTLSNVPVSEILSDSEQEKYSKEKNSLDTITVEDLNISGSHLVAVMKVTRLCNLRCSYCRSWREGPNQTMKFETMLKAVSQVLSIPNVSSIDFVWHGGEVTLLKTSIFRKLLWLQEKFRRPNQRIKNTIQTNAYLISDEWAKLLSAYSVTVGVSIDGPPEINDKYRKNKDGLKTSENIEEGIKKLGSYNVEYGALVVVEKEIFEAGPNRLFDYFDNIGLRKINFLNVIPDIYAQEHVLNDQNYIPYHLYIEFLCDAFRVWKQKYREKLLISDFEDLMTAIKNKSKPKTCLWSGDCLKSIVTIEPEGTVNPCDKYIGGKDVSYGSIFESSLSSLINRSSFVDIENKNYRNSIKNMHKCKWSGICNGGCPHDRALDVKFKNNMDLECCGLSPLLERINNMVYSDSEGRHSE; from the coding sequence ATGACTCAGACTAAAGAAGCTAGCCTTATTCCTGCAGAAATAATAAGCGCACTAGAAATAAATGACCCCGATGATCAAGCAGAATTTCATTCAATATATCAAGAAATTCCAGAGCAAGATAAGAAAGATTTAATTAAGTATGCCTCTTTAATGGGCTCTGGAGTTGCCAATACAACATTAAGCAATGTACCTGTTAGTGAAATTTTATCTGATAGCGAGCAAGAAAAGTATTCTAAGGAAAAGAATTCTCTAGACACAATCACGGTAGAGGATCTTAATATAAGCGGATCACATTTGGTTGCAGTCATGAAGGTAACACGCCTTTGCAATCTGAGGTGTTCCTACTGTCGCTCTTGGAGGGAGGGACCGAATCAAACAATGAAGTTTGAAACCATGTTGAAGGCGGTCAGTCAGGTGCTATCAATCCCAAATGTGAGCTCTATTGACTTTGTCTGGCATGGCGGTGAAGTAACGTTATTAAAGACGTCAATATTTAGAAAATTATTATGGTTACAAGAGAAGTTTAGAAGGCCCAACCAGAGAATAAAAAATACAATTCAAACAAATGCGTATTTAATTTCAGACGAATGGGCAAAGCTTCTCTCTGCATACAGCGTAACTGTAGGAGTTAGTATAGATGGCCCTCCAGAAATTAATGATAAGTATAGAAAAAATAAAGATGGTCTAAAAACATCAGAAAATATAGAGGAAGGGATAAAAAAACTAGGATCATATAATGTAGAGTATGGGGCACTTGTAGTAGTAGAGAAAGAAATTTTCGAAGCTGGCCCCAATAGACTTTTCGACTATTTTGACAATATTGGATTAAGGAAAATAAATTTTCTTAATGTTATTCCAGATATTTACGCCCAAGAGCATGTTCTAAATGACCAGAACTATATACCATACCACCTGTATATAGAATTCTTGTGTGACGCATTTCGTGTTTGGAAGCAAAAATACCGGGAGAAGCTTTTAATATCTGACTTTGAAGACTTGATGACAGCTATTAAAAATAAATCCAAGCCAAAAACATGTTTGTGGTCCGGCGATTGCCTTAAAAGTATCGTTACAATAGAGCCTGAAGGCACTGTAAACCCATGCGATAAATATATAGGAGGCAAGGATGTTAGCTATGGTTCAATTTTTGAAAGTAGCTTATCCTCTCTTATAAATAGATCTTCTTTTGTAGATATCGAAAATAAAAATTACCGTAACTCTATAAAGAATATGCATAAATGCAAGTGGAGTGGCATTTGCAACGGAGGATGTCCGCACGATAGAGCGCTAGATGTAAAGTTTAAAAACAATATGGATCTGGAATGTTGTGGCCTATCACCTTTGTTAGAGCGAATTAACAATATGGTTTACTCTGATTCAGAGGGCCGTCACTCTGAATGA
- a CDS encoding ABC transporter ATP-binding protein, translating to MNIFDSISSGLSSNKNTDHSHASANDNGKERFFLEQTELDFQHSHNVWKILLPLIRPHLGLAFSAVLILAVSSLATLVMPWLVGATLDVLFSGKIIDNVPVHLAWLFGLVLLVGFSSALRSYLMSVLGYKVAANLRESFYAITMRRPMSFFDNLRAGDFGSNIIVDINIIGNFVGSKIATLVKDAALLVGGITLLIVMSVKLVALALLTVPLVLCVLYFFGQLVAKSSKSAQDAMARLLTKAIVNHEAVSSIRAFGQERAEALRFSDAIWDAFEKHRILCKWRAVMNAALTILIFSAIGVMIVKGAMEVVAGSMTGGEVAKFIGLSVIVASAIDSFREFYGEFQAAKGAIHRLSSLSLSDQETLEPSPKSTIVPWNLKRPDIEFHNVSFAYPSNPEKKVLKEVNIRVNSGETVALVGPSGCGKSTLFKLLMRFYEPHSGEILIDGKSINKLDPRSVRSRFALIPQESHIFGDTVLANIGFGKPDTDLKAIKRATNQAGANNFIRMLPQEFLTVLSERGTDLSGGQRQRIAIARALLRDASILLLDEATSALDAESEQLVHNALKKSKAGCTKLIITHRLSTIKNVDRVILMNSGCVIDSGTHSELIERNALYQRLAKLQNIVEATSESKAFETCGVTTTPSSAEPRKIILGDEIKKSEDQRT from the coding sequence TTGAATATTTTTGATTCTATAAGCAGTGGCCTGTCGTCCAATAAAAATACGGATCATTCCCACGCATCGGCAAACGATAATGGTAAAGAACGGTTTTTCCTGGAACAGACAGAGTTGGATTTTCAGCATTCTCATAATGTCTGGAAAATTCTTTTACCATTAATAAGGCCACACTTGGGGCTCGCATTCAGCGCAGTTCTGATTTTGGCGGTTTCCTCTCTTGCAACTTTGGTTATGCCCTGGCTTGTAGGCGCCACTTTAGACGTTTTGTTTTCTGGGAAGATAATCGATAATGTTCCTGTACATCTCGCATGGCTCTTTGGTTTGGTTCTCCTTGTCGGATTCAGTTCTGCACTTCGTTCCTATTTAATGTCCGTATTGGGATACAAAGTAGCTGCCAACCTTCGTGAATCCTTCTACGCTATTACAATGCGCAGACCAATGAGCTTCTTCGACAACCTACGAGCCGGAGATTTCGGTAGTAACATCATTGTCGATATCAACATTATTGGTAATTTTGTCGGCTCCAAAATTGCAACACTAGTCAAAGACGCAGCCTTACTTGTTGGTGGCATCACTCTCCTTATTGTTATGAGTGTGAAACTGGTGGCACTAGCTCTCTTAACAGTTCCCTTGGTGTTGTGCGTTCTTTATTTTTTTGGCCAGCTCGTTGCTAAAAGTTCGAAGTCAGCACAAGATGCCATGGCCAGATTGTTGACTAAAGCGATTGTAAATCACGAAGCCGTGAGCAGCATCCGTGCTTTCGGACAGGAAAGAGCAGAAGCACTGCGCTTCTCGGACGCGATTTGGGATGCCTTCGAGAAACACCGCATTTTGTGCAAATGGCGCGCAGTAATGAATGCGGCACTTACAATCCTTATTTTCAGCGCTATCGGGGTAATGATAGTAAAAGGCGCCATGGAAGTGGTGGCCGGTAGCATGACTGGTGGAGAAGTTGCCAAATTCATAGGGCTATCTGTAATTGTCGCATCCGCAATTGACTCCTTTCGAGAATTCTATGGGGAATTTCAGGCCGCAAAGGGGGCTATACACCGACTGTCCTCTCTATCGTTATCCGATCAAGAAACGTTAGAACCATCTCCAAAGTCTACAATAGTACCGTGGAATCTAAAGCGACCCGATATAGAATTTCACAATGTCAGCTTCGCCTATCCTTCTAACCCTGAAAAGAAAGTTCTAAAAGAAGTAAACATTAGAGTCAATTCTGGTGAAACAGTGGCATTAGTAGGACCATCAGGCTGTGGGAAATCAACACTTTTCAAACTACTAATGAGGTTCTATGAGCCTCATTCAGGGGAAATTCTAATTGATGGTAAATCAATAAATAAGCTAGACCCAAGATCTGTCAGGAGCCGGTTTGCTCTCATTCCTCAAGAAAGTCATATTTTTGGAGATACTGTTCTCGCTAATATTGGTTTCGGTAAACCTGATACAGATCTGAAAGCCATAAAACGCGCTACTAATCAGGCTGGCGCCAACAATTTTATCCGAATGCTACCTCAAGAGTTTTTAACTGTGCTCAGCGAGCGTGGCACGGACTTATCTGGCGGGCAGCGACAGCGGATAGCAATTGCTCGGGCTCTACTGCGAGATGCCTCTATCTTACTTTTGGATGAGGCTACTTCAGCGCTTGATGCAGAATCAGAGCAGCTCGTGCACAATGCCCTTAAGAAATCTAAGGCTGGTTGCACCAAATTGATAATCACTCATCGATTATCCACTATAAAAAATGTCGACCGAGTTATTTTGATGAATTCAGGTTGTGTCATCGATAGTGGAACTCACTCAGAACTTATTGAGCGCAATGCATTATATCAACGGCTGGCGAAGCTTCAAAACATCGTTGAGGCGACTTCGGAAAGTAAGGCGTTCGAAACGTGTGGTGTAACTACTACACCTTCGAGTGCCGAACCTAGAAAGATTATTCTAGGAGATGAGATTAAAAAATCGGAAGATCAGAGAACATGA
- a CDS encoding phosphopantetheine-binding protein — translation MLVGRHAGLLVSAETLSFSDNLYDAGMNSLASVTLLLSLEESFNVFFPDTMLNQETFQNLGSICNAISNLRRDTL, via the coding sequence ATGCTGGTAGGGCGCCACGCAGGGCTGTTGGTGTCGGCTGAAACGCTATCATTTTCTGACAACCTCTATGATGCAGGTATGAATTCCTTAGCCTCCGTTACATTATTGCTATCTCTTGAAGAAAGCTTCAATGTCTTTTTCCCTGATACAATGTTAAACCAAGAGACGTTTCAAAATTTGGGCAGTATCTGCAATGCTATTTCAAACTTAAGAAGAGACACGCTATGA
- a CDS encoding FtsX-like permease family protein gives MSDFYLIYKNMTRKPLRLFLTCFAISIAFLIFGAVSTLKGALDSRVELSAENRLLVFSKLNFSVPLPIAHFQKVKAIEGVKDITHITWFGAYYQDPIEQVGAFAVDPESYLKVYDELEVDSKQRLSWLGNRQGILVGKKLADRYGWKPGDRIPISSNIYSHRNEGNTWDFVVEGIFNASDERTDTGKALFHYKYLQETASFDGDSVSRLSLTTKSSSLNDKVSKSIDDIFSNSPYETKTSSENAFYKEYFDQVGNIGLIIFGVVSMAFLTILMVVGSTMALAIRERTGEIAVLKTIGFSSIRVFKIVLSESLLISILGGASGLLGAYCLILGVSANWGSSLPGLVMRPETLLQATSYMLLLGLITGLIPALNALRLNIVSAFNIAS, from the coding sequence ATGAGCGATTTCTATTTGATCTATAAAAATATGACCAGGAAGCCGTTGCGACTTTTTCTTACATGCTTTGCCATATCTATCGCTTTCCTGATCTTCGGAGCAGTTTCCACTCTTAAAGGTGCTTTGGATTCTCGTGTAGAACTTTCCGCGGAAAACCGTTTATTGGTTTTTAGCAAACTTAATTTTTCCGTACCGCTTCCTATCGCCCACTTCCAGAAAGTTAAGGCCATCGAAGGGGTAAAGGATATTACTCATATTACTTGGTTCGGCGCATATTATCAAGATCCTATCGAGCAGGTTGGAGCCTTTGCAGTCGACCCTGAGTCTTATCTGAAGGTATACGATGAACTAGAGGTGGATTCTAAACAGCGCCTTTCTTGGTTAGGCAACCGACAAGGTATACTGGTCGGGAAGAAATTAGCAGACCGCTACGGTTGGAAACCTGGAGACCGAATTCCTATATCGTCAAATATTTATTCCCACAGGAATGAAGGGAATACTTGGGACTTTGTGGTGGAAGGCATTTTTAATGCTTCTGATGAGCGAACAGATACAGGGAAAGCACTATTTCACTATAAATATCTTCAAGAAACTGCCTCGTTCGATGGCGACAGTGTGAGTCGTCTATCATTGACTACTAAAAGCTCCTCGCTAAACGACAAGGTTTCCAAAAGCATCGACGACATTTTTTCCAACTCACCATATGAGACAAAAACGAGTTCTGAAAATGCCTTTTATAAAGAATACTTTGACCAAGTAGGCAACATTGGCCTGATTATTTTTGGCGTTGTGTCTATGGCTTTTCTTACCATTCTAATGGTCGTGGGCAGCACTATGGCTCTGGCCATCCGAGAGCGCACTGGTGAGATAGCTGTGTTGAAAACCATAGGGTTCTCCAGCATCCGAGTATTTAAGATTGTATTATCAGAGTCTTTGCTGATTTCCATTCTCGGCGGGGCCAGCGGCTTATTAGGGGCCTATTGCTTAATCCTCGGAGTTAGTGCCAATTGGGGCAGCTCCCTGCCTGGCTTGGTGATGCGTCCTGAAACACTACTGCAGGCCACTAGTTATATGCTGTTGCTGGGGTTGATTACCGGCCTGATACCGGCGCTCAATGCCCTACGTTTAAATATAGTTTCCGCTTTCAATATAGCGAGTTAA
- a CDS encoding 2OG-Fe(II) oxygenase, whose amino-acid sequence MIPPNSTVLLEENFLTIQECDELIQSSSPYLEEALIYDRNSEKYQTLKEFRSCCQTVEYLGDKHEVFGSVAIRIANLLCVSQELCEPVKVVRYRKGDYFRPHFDAFGKDYLDGLDEFDKHGQRVNSVIIYLNDEYSGGETYFQELGIKIEPSKGAMLIINNVDGNGNINPLSLHEGREITSGEKWIAVCWIRDK is encoded by the coding sequence ATGATCCCCCCTAATTCAACTGTGTTACTTGAAGAGAATTTTTTAACCATTCAGGAGTGCGATGAGCTAATTCAATCCAGCAGTCCTTATTTGGAGGAAGCTCTAATATATGATCGGAATTCGGAAAAGTACCAGACCCTGAAAGAATTCAGATCTTGTTGTCAGACAGTAGAGTACTTAGGTGACAAACATGAGGTTTTTGGCTCGGTTGCAATAAGAATAGCCAATTTACTGTGTGTCAGTCAGGAATTGTGTGAACCTGTCAAAGTTGTTCGCTATAGAAAGGGGGACTACTTCAGACCTCACTTCGATGCTTTTGGGAAGGATTATCTGGATGGTTTGGATGAATTTGACAAGCACGGGCAGAGAGTAAATTCGGTTATTATATATCTCAATGATGAGTATTCCGGTGGTGAAACCTATTTTCAAGAATTAGGTATTAAAATCGAACCTTCTAAAGGGGCTATGCTAATAATTAACAATGTCGATGGTAATGGAAATATTAATCCATTGTCATTACATGAAGGAAGGGAAATTACCAGCGGGGAAAAATGGATAGCGGTATGCTGGATCAGGGATAAGTAG
- a CDS encoding NAD(P)-binding domain-containing protein, with translation MKYTVIILGAGPGGLQLAHFLENTNIDYLVLERHNEAGSFFRKLPRGRRLISINKPNTGFENYEKNLRWDWNSLLGGCEDPPFSDYDNEFYPNADSIVRYLNDFTARHFLKVRFGEDVEEVTRQGDNFRLRTGGGNTFSCDYLVVGTGVSKTHNPPFSGADLIPSYTDYSMDPAVYTNKRVLVIGKGNSAFETANYLLPFASHLHLISPNYLRSAAYTHFSGDLRSINATFLDTFFLKQQGAVLNGTIESITPVGEGYEVQVTYTENSMSVTLYYDRVIKATGFSFDTSIFSSECMPDIAHEERLPDITCEWESTNVKKMFFVGTLMQGNDYKKSASTFIAGIRYNARALGYFLRKRITGEVWPVSSVPCKGEELYKSIFSRIHNSSSLWHLFGCMCDAYVYDPEGKVYLHYRNIPNRVVDEQELFKGSIGFTLQFGYHSPRDPQERKKFDDHGFIHPIVCLWNDGQIKRESHMLLDVHAEWEDMNFFGKSLQHLIEECHDSLPDLEPTMSNRQ, from the coding sequence ATGAAATATACTGTCATTATCCTTGGTGCTGGACCAGGTGGATTACAGCTGGCCCATTTTCTTGAAAATACAAATATCGACTATTTAGTACTTGAAAGACACAATGAGGCGGGTAGTTTTTTTCGGAAACTGCCACGAGGTCGTAGATTAATCTCCATAAACAAACCCAATACAGGTTTCGAAAATTACGAGAAAAATTTACGATGGGACTGGAACTCCTTGCTTGGAGGTTGTGAAGATCCACCCTTCAGCGATTATGACAATGAGTTCTATCCAAACGCCGACTCAATAGTGAGGTATCTTAACGATTTTACTGCTCGCCATTTCCTCAAAGTTCGGTTTGGTGAGGATGTCGAAGAGGTAACGCGTCAAGGCGACAACTTCCGCTTAAGAACCGGTGGTGGTAATACTTTCTCCTGCGATTATTTGGTAGTAGGTACGGGAGTAAGCAAAACCCACAACCCTCCATTTTCGGGCGCGGATCTAATCCCGTCATACACAGACTACTCCATGGATCCGGCAGTTTATACTAACAAGCGCGTGCTGGTAATTGGGAAAGGCAATTCCGCATTTGAAACAGCGAATTACCTACTTCCCTTTGCGAGCCACCTTCATTTGATTAGTCCGAATTATCTAAGGTCCGCAGCATATACCCACTTTTCTGGAGATCTTCGTTCCATAAACGCTACTTTTCTTGATACTTTTTTTCTGAAGCAACAAGGGGCTGTGTTAAATGGAACCATAGAATCTATCACGCCCGTCGGAGAAGGCTACGAGGTTCAGGTTACTTATACCGAGAACTCGATGTCCGTTACTCTTTATTACGACAGGGTAATCAAAGCTACCGGTTTTAGCTTCGATACATCAATATTTTCATCGGAATGCATGCCCGACATTGCACATGAGGAGCGTTTACCAGATATTACTTGCGAATGGGAAAGCACTAACGTCAAGAAAATGTTCTTCGTCGGAACCCTTATGCAGGGCAATGACTATAAGAAATCCGCTTCAACCTTCATTGCCGGAATTCGCTACAATGCCAGAGCGCTGGGCTATTTTTTGAGAAAACGTATTACAGGCGAAGTATGGCCAGTCTCCTCAGTTCCATGCAAAGGTGAAGAGCTATATAAATCTATTTTTTCGAGAATTCACAATTCTTCTTCTCTCTGGCACCTTTTCGGCTGCATGTGTGATGCCTATGTTTATGACCCTGAGGGCAAAGTATATTTACATTATAGGAATATCCCCAACCGTGTGGTGGATGAGCAGGAGCTATTCAAAGGAAGCATTGGCTTTACCCTACAGTTCGGATATCACTCTCCGAGAGATCCACAGGAGCGCAAGAAGTTCGATGACCATGGTTTCATCCATCCGATTGTCTGCCTTTGGAACGATGGACAGATCAAACGGGAAAGTCATATGCTGCTAGATGTCCATGCGGAATGGGAGGACATGAATTTCTTCGGAAAGTCTTTGCAGCACCTTATTGAGGAATGCCATGATAGTCTGCCGGATTTGGAGCCTACTATGAGTAATCGCCAATGA